In a single window of the Flavobacterium sp. W4I14 genome:
- a CDS encoding hypothetical protein (product_source=Hypo-rule applied) produces MSFLWHFGCVESSLREGFSADEAIFTARIVDMKDCFVVPPRNDDYSIEVCHLIVQSKGQFSREISVQLTD; encoded by the coding sequence ATGAGTTTTTTATGGCATTTTGGGTGTGTGGAATCGTCATTGCGAGAAGGCTTTTCAGCCGACGAAGCAATCTTTACTGCAAGGATCGTTGATATGAAAGATTGCTTCGTCGTTCCTCCTCGCAATGACGACTATTCTATTGAAGTCTGTCATTTAATAGTGCAATCGAAGGGCCAATTTAGTAGAGAGATAAGCGTTCAATTAACCGATTAA
- a CDS encoding tetratricopeptide (TPR) repeat protein (product_source=COG0457; cath_funfam=1.25.40.10; cleavage_site_network=SignalP-noTM; cog=COG0457; pfam=PF13181,PF13424; smart=SM00028,SM00421; superfamily=103652,46894,48452; transmembrane_helix_parts=Outside_1_329,TMhelix_330_352,Inside_353_534), which produces MIKPFSVLLLFLFFISNANAQEEKFESIIALNQKDPTAALAQLKKIYAKSIDDNDELLEGKCLQQMGKVCYTQGHFSQSLEFFLKADKIFSNANQSLLLAANLNDAGVLYYYMKQKDKAMHSYNKAIGIYKRSNNLTGQATVLGNIGQLYEKRQLYDSAFYYQKLALKINEQVDDKSGVAKIRENLGSIYEDLERYDSAYVHFKQSLNLYQKDHNDLGSIEVINNLGDILRKTGRYKESIEQTETALKLAEKMGNIYQLSSCCRDLGKAYELMNNMDSAYHYVKLGYKYTIDLYSEDGARQVAFLQVLYDINKKSDEINKLKNDREVNRIIAFSATIVVILLVVLGFVIFSRQRLKLRDQQMLARQKAIEHDMTSLALKNLQLEEQSLKQLLEVKSRELSTHTLNLIKHNQFLENLRSTLQAMVKEDKRDQKKQMNQILTEINQSFNHERNWKEFTVAFEQVHHQFLESLKKYSSELTSADMRLIALLKMNLDSGDIATLLGISTDSLRVSRYRLRKKLNLAQGDNLSAFIQAL; this is translated from the coding sequence ATGATCAAACCCTTTAGTGTTCTTTTGCTTTTTCTATTCTTCATTTCTAATGCAAATGCCCAGGAAGAAAAATTCGAATCGATTATTGCCCTGAACCAAAAAGATCCAACCGCAGCCCTGGCTCAATTAAAAAAAATATACGCCAAATCTATCGATGACAATGATGAGCTTTTAGAAGGCAAATGTTTGCAGCAAATGGGCAAGGTTTGTTATACACAGGGGCATTTCAGTCAATCGTTAGAGTTCTTTTTAAAAGCCGATAAAATATTCAGCAATGCCAATCAATCGCTTTTATTGGCCGCTAACCTTAACGATGCGGGCGTGCTCTACTATTACATGAAGCAGAAAGACAAGGCCATGCATAGCTATAACAAAGCTATTGGTATTTATAAAAGATCGAATAACTTAACCGGACAGGCAACCGTTTTGGGCAATATTGGTCAGTTATATGAAAAACGGCAACTTTACGACAGTGCATTTTACTATCAAAAACTCGCTTTAAAAATAAACGAACAGGTTGATGATAAAAGTGGGGTGGCAAAAATACGCGAAAACCTGGGTAGTATATATGAAGATCTGGAGCGTTACGATTCTGCCTATGTGCATTTTAAACAGTCGTTAAATTTATATCAGAAAGATCATAATGACCTGGGGAGTATCGAGGTAATCAATAATCTGGGCGATATCCTTCGTAAAACAGGCCGGTATAAAGAAAGCATTGAACAAACCGAAACTGCGTTAAAATTGGCCGAAAAGATGGGTAATATTTATCAGTTAAGCTCCTGCTGCAGAGATTTGGGCAAGGCATACGAACTGATGAACAATATGGACAGCGCCTACCACTATGTAAAACTTGGCTATAAATACACGATTGATCTGTATTCGGAAGACGGTGCCCGGCAGGTAGCTTTTTTGCAGGTGCTTTACGATATCAATAAAAAATCGGATGAGATAAATAAACTGAAAAACGATCGAGAGGTGAATAGGATCATTGCTTTTTCTGCCACAATTGTAGTCATATTATTGGTTGTTTTGGGTTTTGTTATTTTTAGCAGACAAAGGTTAAAATTAAGAGATCAACAGATGCTGGCGCGGCAGAAAGCGATAGAACATGATATGACCAGTCTAGCGCTCAAAAATCTTCAGCTAGAAGAACAAAGTCTGAAACAGTTGCTGGAGGTTAAAAGCAGAGAACTGTCTACCCATACCTTAAATCTGATTAAACATAACCAATTCCTTGAAAATCTTAGGAGTACCTTACAAGCGATGGTAAAAGAGGATAAACGTGATCAGAAAAAGCAGATGAACCAGATCCTCACGGAGATTAATCAGAGCTTTAATCACGAACGCAACTGGAAAGAATTTACAGTGGCTTTCGAACAGGTGCACCATCAGTTTCTCGAAAGCCTAAAAAAATATAGCAGTGAACTAACTTCAGCCGATATGCGCTTGATTGCACTGTTAAAAATGAACCTCGATTCGGGCGATATTGCAACCTTGCTTGGGATATCTACCGATAGCTTAAGGGTATCGAGATATAGGCTAAGGAAAAAGCTGAATCTGGCACAGGGCGATAATTTATCGGCATTTATCCAGGCATTATAA
- a CDS encoding TonB-dependent receptor (product_source=TIGR01782; cath_funfam=2.170.130.10,2.60.40.1120; pfam=PF07715,PF13715,PF14905; superfamily=49464,56935; tigrfam=TIGR01782), producing the protein MLFLLLFCAGTANATKLKGHVYDKQTGEAIVGATVVLENPRRTTNTGLDGTFEFKDVKAGAAKISVSYITYKTIEKTLVILKEDNDHLKFYMESDSKSLDDITIKSNAVSSTDQGARRLEKNAPQLMNIVSGRSIEISPDLTVANVMQRISGVSIERNSNGDGQYAILRGMDKRYNYTLVNGVKIPSPDNKYRYVPLDLFPADLLDRLEVYKTLTPNLEGDAIGGAINMVMKNAPGLLQVNANVSTGYSQLFFDRKFASYDASGINYKSPYEINGKNYNATQNDFSKGTLDYKYKNPAPNLIGSLSLSKRFLDNKLGVVLAGSYQNTYRGSNSTFYNNSVVGIDPYAKITSKSYRELSEQQQRTGLHGKIDYVFNKDHQISLYNVYVNLKNQQIRDALTTTYNGVYNPTAGNAELVYDTRSRLTEQQIYNTTLHGDHKFFDDKFKVQWSAVYSSAKNDVPENTSISLNGIEQNFQSKRTSLVNTNPVTRRWERNTDEDLAGYLDLTYQVLTGEHKLDIMAGGLYRDKQRSSFFNNYNLAPSAANAFDLYGVNFQDYADLNLVVSNSTGAVANALTYDASEKIAAGYGMFKYNSAKLEVIGGLRVEHTNQGYNLLFPAGEAFPKGNQIYTDLLPSLTAKYFLSAKAQLHASYYKALNRPGFYEIVPGKVVNEDFVERGNVNLQRALADNFDLRYELFPGASEQLLVGAFYKRIKNPIEYTFQADAVRGQDTFYTPGNFGTANNYGAEVDYIKYFSKIGVKANYTYTHSRINTTKTTRFINSATGDTEPANVSQERPLYGQSAHIANLSLLFKDTKKGWDIQLAGAYTGPRINTVSQFLNNDLWQEGFVQMDASAEKRFKGGISVFVKANNILNTPTKLFIKGTNPANNDIKEDLVKNGNTLIRSDYYGQNYLVGFRYKFN; encoded by the coding sequence ATGCTGTTTTTACTTCTTTTTTGTGCAGGCACCGCAAATGCCACAAAATTGAAAGGCCACGTTTACGATAAGCAAACTGGAGAGGCCATTGTAGGTGCAACAGTGGTTTTAGAAAATCCAAGGCGCACAACCAATACCGGATTAGATGGTACTTTCGAATTTAAGGACGTAAAAGCGGGTGCTGCCAAAATTAGTGTAAGTTACATTACTTACAAAACCATCGAGAAAACCTTAGTGATATTGAAAGAGGATAACGATCACTTAAAGTTCTATATGGAGAGCGATTCGAAAAGCCTTGATGATATTACCATTAAATCGAATGCAGTTAGTTCTACTGATCAGGGTGCAAGGCGCCTGGAAAAAAATGCCCCACAGCTAATGAATATCGTATCAGGAAGATCGATTGAGATTTCGCCGGATTTAACGGTAGCCAATGTAATGCAACGTATTTCGGGGGTGTCTATAGAGCGCAATAGCAATGGCGATGGGCAATATGCCATACTAAGAGGGATGGATAAACGCTACAATTATACTTTGGTAAATGGCGTGAAAATCCCAAGTCCAGATAATAAATACCGTTATGTTCCACTTGATCTTTTTCCTGCCGACTTGCTTGATCGTTTAGAGGTGTATAAAACGCTTACCCCAAATTTAGAGGGCGATGCTATTGGCGGTGCAATTAATATGGTGATGAAAAACGCTCCAGGCTTATTGCAGGTAAATGCCAATGTTTCTACAGGTTATAGCCAATTGTTTTTCGACCGTAAGTTTGCCAGTTACGATGCTTCAGGTATTAATTATAAATCGCCTTACGAAATAAACGGGAAAAACTACAATGCTACACAAAACGATTTTAGTAAGGGAACACTCGATTATAAATATAAAAATCCTGCACCTAATTTAATCGGAAGCCTATCCTTAAGTAAACGCTTTTTGGATAATAAGTTAGGAGTGGTGCTGGCAGGAAGTTATCAGAATACCTACCGTGGCAGCAACAGTACTTTTTACAATAATTCGGTTGTAGGCATCGATCCGTATGCCAAAATTACCAGCAAAAGTTACCGTGAGCTTTCCGAACAGCAGCAACGCACAGGTTTACATGGAAAAATTGATTATGTTTTTAACAAAGACCACCAGATCAGTTTGTACAATGTATACGTTAACCTAAAAAATCAGCAGATTAGAGATGCTCTAACTACTACCTATAATGGGGTTTATAATCCAACAGCTGGGAATGCAGAATTGGTTTACGATACCCGCAGCCGCTTAACCGAGCAACAGATTTATAATACTACGCTTCATGGCGACCATAAATTTTTTGATGATAAATTTAAAGTACAATGGTCGGCTGTTTATTCTTCGGCCAAAAACGATGTACCCGAAAATACAAGTATCAGTTTAAATGGGATAGAGCAGAATTTTCAAAGCAAACGTACCAGTTTGGTCAATACTAATCCGGTTACCCGTAGATGGGAACGTAATACTGATGAGGACTTAGCTGGCTACCTGGATCTGACTTACCAGGTTTTGACTGGCGAACATAAACTGGATATTATGGCCGGAGGTTTATATCGCGATAAACAAAGAAGCAGTTTCTTTAACAACTACAATCTGGCCCCAAGCGCAGCCAATGCATTTGATCTTTACGGTGTGAATTTTCAAGATTATGCCGATTTAAACCTCGTGGTGAGTAATTCTACAGGAGCAGTCGCTAATGCATTAACCTACGATGCAAGTGAAAAAATAGCGGCTGGATATGGAATGTTTAAATATAATTCGGCTAAATTAGAAGTGATAGGAGGGTTAAGAGTAGAGCATACCAATCAGGGTTATAACCTGCTTTTTCCTGCAGGCGAGGCTTTTCCAAAAGGAAATCAGATTTATACTGATCTGCTGCCCAGTTTAACCGCAAAATACTTCTTAAGTGCAAAAGCCCAATTACATGCGTCTTATTATAAAGCCCTTAACCGCCCTGGTTTTTATGAAATTGTTCCTGGAAAAGTAGTGAATGAAGATTTTGTAGAGCGTGGTAATGTGAACCTGCAACGTGCCTTAGCCGATAATTTCGATTTACGTTACGAACTTTTTCCGGGCGCTTCAGAACAATTGTTGGTTGGTGCTTTTTATAAGCGGATCAAAAATCCTATTGAATATACCTTTCAGGCTGATGCCGTTCGTGGACAAGACACTTTTTATACGCCAGGAAACTTTGGTACGGCCAATAATTATGGTGCGGAGGTAGATTATATCAAATATTTCAGCAAAATAGGCGTGAAGGCCAATTATACCTATACCCATTCGCGTATTAACACCACTAAAACCACCAGGTTTATCAATAGTGCCACAGGAGATACAGAACCAGCCAACGTTAGCCAGGAACGCCCGCTTTACGGTCAGTCAGCGCATATTGCCAACTTATCGTTATTGTTTAAAGACACTAAAAAAGGCTGGGATATTCAGCTTGCAGGTGCCTATACAGGACCACGCATCAACACAGTTTCTCAATTCTTAAATAACGATTTGTGGCAGGAAGGATTTGTACAGATGGATGCTTCAGCCGAGAAACGTTTTAAAGGCGGTATCAGTGTTTTTGTAAAAGCCAATAACATCTTAAATACGCCAACAAAATTATTTATAAAAGGTACAAACCCAGCAAATAACGATATCAAAGAAGATTTGGTTAAAAATGGAAACACCTTGATCAGAAGTGATTATTATGGCCAAAACTACCTTGTTGGCTTCAGATATAAGTTTAATTAA
- a CDS encoding hypothetical protein (product_source=Hypo-rule applied; superfamily=51126), translating to MAGPTCEELVLDHVILEYGGAKTSDASTSVKMGLYKAVAGESLPALWFANARGRLVVQNSAIRNFQEDCTYIEGGRIIFANNVFYTTGVTGGEAMNFKSGCLADIAYNLVYSTNTNALKLSNTGDKTPQTYIIAYNNTVVNTGWRRPTAKGGSIWLESNVRADLYNNLFANTRFGVKRDPKKPEDNRSAYSNNWYYGFDQATVNQFQPTGDIVGGKNDVISNVAGANDPKFVNYPLNTAVTNADFNTAWDFHLQGNSPALGKGITNFTRHHQAGIIMKNGITYSSPSPSTFVGAYGTKI from the coding sequence TTGGCTGGTCCAACATGCGAGGAACTGGTGCTCGATCATGTAATTCTAGAATATGGCGGTGCTAAAACATCCGACGCTTCCACTTCGGTAAAAATGGGTCTGTATAAGGCCGTTGCAGGCGAAAGTTTGCCAGCGCTTTGGTTTGCCAATGCCAGAGGCAGATTGGTGGTTCAAAATAGTGCCATCAGAAATTTTCAGGAAGATTGTACTTATATTGAGGGTGGAAGAATCATTTTTGCCAATAATGTGTTTTATACGACTGGTGTAACAGGAGGAGAAGCCATGAACTTTAAATCGGGCTGTTTGGCTGATATAGCCTATAATTTGGTTTACAGCACCAATACCAATGCCTTAAAACTATCTAACACCGGAGATAAAACGCCACAAACGTATATTATTGCTTACAACAATACAGTGGTGAATACAGGCTGGAGAAGACCAACTGCGAAAGGCGGATCAATCTGGCTGGAAAGTAATGTGCGTGCAGATCTGTATAATAATCTTTTTGCCAATACCCGTTTTGGTGTAAAAAGAGATCCAAAAAAGCCTGAAGATAACCGTTCTGCTTACAGCAATAACTGGTATTATGGTTTCGATCAGGCTACCGTAAATCAGTTTCAGCCAACCGGCGATATTGTAGGCGGTAAAAACGATGTGATTAGTAATGTTGCCGGAGCAAATGACCCTAAATTTGTGAATTATCCTTTAAATACAGCGGTTACCAATGCCGATTTCAATACCGCATGGGATTTTCACCTTCAAGGCAACTCGCCAGCTTTGGGTAAAGGCATCACCAACTTTACCCGCCATCACCAGGCCGGAATTATAATGAAAAATGGTATCACCTATAGCTCACCTTCACCATCAACATTTGTTGGTGCATACGGAACTAAAATATAA
- a CDS encoding murein DD-endopeptidase (product_source=KO:K19304; cath_funfam=2.70.70.10; ko=KO:K19304; pfam=PF01551; superfamily=51261), producing MIRQLLTITFLLGSGLFFEPLFAQNKEKISLSIHQNPSWTKIGTNSSLYYELQLKNAGTDTIELKTLNISGKNKSYLNLNGPKLAERTKSSDQKNGNLIIPAGGSELIYIELETEELKAETIVNKLEFWVHHRTKNNTTAFIITELHPTVTKPTVLGKPLQAGLWTAIYDPAWVSGHRRVFYSEKGKQFLPGRFAIDFIRVDSVGKYASKNTDSIQNWFGYQNTIVAVADGTVSSVLNDFKESTTVSQHKSPAPEQASGNYISIKIANGQYAFYEHLKPNSIRVKPGDKVKKGDIIAQLGFTGQSTGPHLHFHLADRDSRLYAEGLPYVFENFSQTGRYSNLDNFGNSPWQYQEHLKVRQGRPLSNSVIEF from the coding sequence ATGATTAGACAGTTATTAACGATCACTTTTCTTCTTGGTTCAGGTCTATTTTTTGAGCCCCTCTTTGCTCAAAATAAAGAAAAAATATCATTATCTATTCACCAAAATCCGTCGTGGACCAAAATCGGAACAAATTCTTCCCTCTATTACGAACTTCAATTAAAAAATGCTGGCACAGACACTATTGAACTAAAAACATTAAACATATCAGGAAAAAATAAGTCATACCTTAACCTAAATGGGCCAAAACTTGCCGAACGTACAAAAAGTAGCGATCAGAAAAACGGAAATCTGATCATTCCTGCTGGCGGCTCGGAATTGATTTACATAGAACTCGAAACCGAGGAGTTAAAAGCAGAAACTATAGTAAACAAACTTGAGTTTTGGGTTCACCACCGAACCAAAAATAATACAACTGCATTTATCATAACAGAATTACATCCAACAGTTACTAAACCAACCGTATTGGGCAAACCACTGCAAGCAGGTTTATGGACAGCCATTTACGACCCGGCATGGGTTTCAGGACATAGAAGAGTATTTTATTCAGAAAAGGGAAAGCAATTTCTTCCCGGCCGTTTCGCCATCGATTTTATCCGTGTAGACAGTGTGGGGAAATATGCCTCCAAAAATACAGATTCTATCCAAAACTGGTTTGGCTATCAAAATACAATAGTTGCTGTAGCGGATGGTACAGTATCTTCGGTACTCAATGATTTTAAAGAATCAACAACTGTTTCGCAGCACAAAAGCCCTGCACCCGAGCAAGCCAGCGGCAATTATATTTCCATAAAAATTGCTAACGGCCAGTATGCTTTCTATGAACACCTAAAGCCAAATAGTATTCGAGTTAAACCTGGAGATAAAGTTAAAAAAGGTGATATAATTGCGCAATTGGGCTTTACCGGACAATCTACAGGCCCTCATCTCCATTTCCATTTAGCCGATCGGGATAGTCGCTTATATGCAGAAGGATTACCTTATGTGTTTGAAAATTTTTCTCAGACAGGTCGATATTCAAACCTGGATAACTTCGGTAATAGCCCTTGGCAGTACCAGGAACACCTTAAAGTAAGACAAGGAAGACCCTTGTCAAATTCCGTAATTGAATTTTAA
- a CDS encoding nitronate monooxygenase (product_source=KO:K00459; cath_funfam=3.20.20.70; cog=COG2070; ko=KO:K00459; pfam=PF03060; superfamily=51412), which yields MWNRTKITELLKIEYPILLGPMGGGFSTPELLAAVSNAGGLGSIGAYTLSPEEIIETDKIVRTKTDKPYNINLWVNDVDERLLNYASEKIGEIKLLFKPFFDELSIPLPDLDANIPSKFLKQVETLFELKPAVFSFIFGIPSKEILNEARKLGIKTVGAATTLDEALALEEAGVDAIVATGFEAGGHRPSFLKPADESLTGTFALIQQVKAKTKTPLIAAGGIADAKGIRAALTLGADAVQIGTAFLVTDESNATPMHKAKLFSEESKNTVLSKSLTGRMGRMIANRISNAIRYETEVLPFPLQTRLMGPLRAAAIEQGKTDMYNFWSGQNAVNLKYTSARELMEALIREMN from the coding sequence ATGTGGAACAGAACTAAAATAACCGAACTTTTAAAAATCGAATACCCGATTTTATTAGGCCCAATGGGCGGTGGATTTTCAACACCTGAGCTTTTAGCAGCCGTATCAAACGCTGGTGGTTTGGGCAGTATAGGCGCATATACCTTAAGCCCTGAAGAAATTATCGAAACCGATAAAATTGTAAGAACAAAAACAGATAAACCTTATAACATCAACCTATGGGTAAATGATGTAGATGAGCGTTTGCTTAATTATGCATCAGAAAAAATAGGGGAAATTAAACTATTATTCAAACCTTTTTTTGATGAATTGAGTATTCCCTTACCAGATCTTGATGCCAATATTCCATCAAAATTTTTGAAACAGGTAGAAACGCTTTTCGAGCTAAAACCTGCAGTATTTAGTTTTATATTCGGCATACCTTCAAAAGAAATATTAAACGAAGCACGAAAGCTAGGTATTAAAACAGTGGGTGCAGCAACCACATTAGACGAAGCTTTAGCACTCGAAGAAGCCGGAGTTGATGCCATTGTAGCAACTGGATTTGAAGCGGGCGGACATCGTCCATCGTTTCTTAAACCAGCAGATGAATCGCTAACAGGAACTTTTGCACTGATCCAGCAGGTAAAAGCGAAAACAAAAACACCTCTAATTGCTGCCGGTGGTATTGCCGATGCAAAAGGTATAAGGGCCGCATTAACGCTTGGCGCAGATGCAGTCCAGATCGGTACTGCCTTTTTAGTAACCGACGAATCTAATGCAACGCCGATGCACAAAGCAAAACTTTTCTCCGAAGAATCAAAAAATACGGTACTTTCTAAATCATTAACAGGGAGAATGGGCCGGATGATTGCTAACCGGATATCCAACGCTATTCGTTATGAAACTGAGGTATTGCCCTTTCCACTGCAAACCCGATTAATGGGGCCGTTAAGAGCCGCTGCCATTGAACAGGGCAAAACAGATATGTACAATTTCTGGTCGGGACAAAACGCGGTAAACTTAAAATATACTTCTGCAAGAGAATTAATGGAGGCGTTGATTAGAGAGATGAATTAG
- a CDS encoding putative N-acetyltransferase YhbS (product_source=COG3153; cath_funfam=3.40.630.30; cog=COG3153; pfam=PF13673; superfamily=55729), with the protein MNITYKIGVIPAPEEVIELFVQAGLKRPTEPERIALMVKNADLLVTAWQEDKLVGICRTITDWVWCAYLADLAVFTGFKSAGIGKEMIAITRQKLGDQCMLLLLSVPTAFDYYPKVGFNKEDRAFSIERIK; encoded by the coding sequence ATGAATATTACCTATAAGATAGGTGTTATCCCTGCACCAGAAGAAGTAATTGAACTATTTGTCCAGGCAGGACTTAAAAGGCCAACTGAACCGGAAAGAATAGCGCTGATGGTAAAAAATGCCGACCTATTGGTTACCGCATGGCAAGAGGATAAACTTGTTGGCATTTGCAGAACCATTACCGATTGGGTTTGGTGCGCTTACCTGGCAGACTTGGCTGTATTTACAGGCTTTAAAAGCGCTGGTATAGGCAAAGAAATGATTGCTATTACACGTCAAAAACTCGGAGACCAATGTATGCTTCTTCTTTTATCAGTACCTACTGCTTTTGATTATTACCCTAAAGTGGGTTTTAACAAAGAAGATCGCGCTTTTAGTATCGAACGGATAAAATAA
- a CDS encoding dihydrofolate reductase (product_source=COG0262; cath_funfam=3.40.430.10; cog=COG0262; pfam=PF01872; superfamily=53597) — protein sequence MRKIILNLAVTLDGYIEGPNGEIDWCIMDGDANFNDFLDGIDSIFYGRISYDLWGNYQPGEEEDDLMKSISENINSKKKYVFSETKTSDDTGAVFIQTDIVEKVNEIKNLPGKNIWLYGGAKLISTFLNAGLVDELQLAVHPVILGEGKLLFSEINNRVWLTLKETKSAPSGVLQLIYSVNDK from the coding sequence ATGAGAAAGATTATTCTAAACCTTGCCGTTACGCTTGATGGCTACATTGAAGGGCCTAACGGAGAAATTGATTGGTGCATTATGGATGGCGATGCCAATTTTAATGATTTTTTGGATGGCATAGATTCTATTTTTTATGGGCGCATCAGCTATGATTTATGGGGAAATTACCAACCCGGAGAAGAAGAAGACGACCTGATGAAATCGATCTCCGAAAATATTAACAGCAAGAAAAAATATGTTTTTTCGGAGACCAAAACCAGCGATGATACAGGTGCTGTTTTTATCCAAACGGATATTGTGGAAAAAGTAAACGAAATTAAAAATCTTCCCGGCAAAAACATCTGGCTGTACGGTGGTGCAAAATTAATATCGACTTTTTTAAATGCCGGCCTGGTTGATGAATTGCAGCTAGCTGTACATCCCGTAATATTGGGTGAAGGAAAATTACTGTTCAGCGAAATTAACAATCGGGTCTGGTTAACATTAAAAGAAACAAAAAGCGCTCCATCAGGTGTTTTGCAGCTGATATACAGCGTTAACGATAAATGA
- a CDS encoding hypothetical protein (product_source=Hypo-rule applied; cleavage_site_network=SignalP-noTM; superfamily=51161), producing the protein MKSNQIFKLMILVVLALAGCEKANIHVDTSAVDGSAIGEVSGVWAKGSTQVIKGDIVIPEGKTLTIEEGVTVLMDTVAKPEIIIKGNLYALGTTENPIKIYSKRFLQNAVNQIW; encoded by the coding sequence ATGAAATCGAATCAGATTTTTAAATTGATGATCCTGGTGGTGTTAGCCTTGGCAGGATGTGAGAAAGCCAATATACATGTAGATACCAGTGCTGTTGATGGTTCGGCAATTGGAGAGGTTTCTGGAGTTTGGGCTAAAGGCAGTACGCAGGTAATTAAAGGCGATATCGTAATCCCGGAAGGGAAAACGTTAACGATTGAAGAAGGGGTAACGGTGCTGATGGATACGGTTGCGAAACCAGAGATTATTATAAAAGGAAATTTGTATGCTTTAGGCACTACAGAGAACCCTATTAAAATTTACAGTAAACGATTTTTACAAAACGCCGTCAACCAAATTTGGTAA
- a CDS encoding uncharacterized protein YdeI (YjbR/CyaY-like superfamily) (product_source=COG4430; cog=COG4430; pfam=PF13376), with protein MEEIKNGVKAFYARTQADWRQWLAENHEKEVSVWLIIYKKDASASSLPHSNAVDEALCYGWIDSLTVKRDDESRYQFFSKRKPKSNWSAINKNKALNMIAQGLMSNAGLQLIETAKANGMWDALNDVENLIVPDDLKKEFESNKVAQNHWEKFPRSSKKAILKWISEAKRAETRATRISETVSLAEENVRVK; from the coding sequence ATGGAAGAAATAAAAAACGGAGTTAAAGCTTTTTATGCCAGAACCCAGGCCGATTGGCGCCAATGGCTCGCCGAAAACCATGAAAAAGAAGTATCTGTTTGGTTAATTATTTATAAAAAAGATGCATCAGCAAGTAGTTTACCTCATAGCAACGCAGTTGATGAAGCCCTTTGTTATGGCTGGATTGATAGTTTAACCGTGAAAAGAGATGATGAAAGCCGTTATCAATTTTTCTCCAAAAGAAAACCTAAAAGCAATTGGAGCGCAATTAACAAGAATAAGGCTTTAAACATGATAGCCCAAGGATTGATGAGCAACGCAGGATTACAGTTAATCGAAACAGCTAAAGCCAATGGCATGTGGGATGCCCTGAACGACGTGGAAAATCTGATTGTACCCGATGATTTGAAAAAAGAATTTGAATCCAACAAAGTAGCACAAAACCATTGGGAAAAATTCCCTCGTTCTTCAAAGAAAGCCATATTAAAATGGATATCAGAAGCCAAAAGAGCAGAAACAAGAGCAACAAGGATTAGTGAAACGGTTAGCTTAGCTGAGGAAAATGTGCGGGTGAAGTAG